In one Erythrobacteraceae bacterium WH01K genomic region, the following are encoded:
- a CDS encoding DUF1508 domain-containing protein, which produces MAHHFEIYKDKAGEFRARFSYNSEVMFSTQGYSSKDSAKKAIASIQKNGPGAETVDNS; this is translated from the coding sequence ATGGCCCACCATTTCGAGATCTACAAGGACAAGGCCGGCGAGTTTCGCGCGCGTTTCAGCTATAACAGCGAAGTGATGTTCTCGACGCAGGGCTATTCGTCGAAGGACAGCGCGAAGAAGGCGATTGCCTCGATCCAGAAGAACGGTCCGGGGGCCGAGACGGTCGACAATTCCTGA
- the rnhA gene encoding ribonuclease HI has translation MKHVEIFTDGACKGNPGPGGWGALLRMGQHEKELSGGEADTTNNRMEMTAVIRALEALIEPCSVTLYSDSKYVLDGITKWVHGWKKRGWVNASKKPVRNADLWHELIEVSDRHQIEWNWVKGHAGHPENERVDSLASEAADQIARGG, from the coding sequence ATGAAACACGTCGAGATCTTCACCGATGGCGCCTGCAAGGGCAATCCCGGCCCCGGCGGCTGGGGCGCACTGCTGCGCATGGGACAGCACGAGAAGGAACTGAGCGGCGGCGAGGCGGATACGACCAATAACCGCATGGAAATGACCGCGGTGATCCGCGCGCTCGAAGCGCTGATCGAACCGTGCAGCGTGACGCTCTATTCCGACAGCAAATACGTGCTCGACGGGATTACCAAATGGGTCCACGGCTGGAAGAAGCGCGGCTGGGTCAATGCCAGCAAGAAACCGGTTCGCAATGCCGACCTGTGGCACGAACTGATCGAGGTATCGGACCGCCACCAGATCGAATGGAACTGGGTGAAAGGCCATGCGGGCCATCCAGAAAACGAAAGGGTCGACTCCCTCGCGTCCGAGGCAGCCGACCAGATCGCACGGGGCGGCTAG
- the thrB gene encoding homoserine kinase, whose translation MAVYTHLSAEDLSDLIGQYDVGELVSAKGIAEGVSNSNWLIETTGGEAGSRFILTMYERHIDLADLPFFLDLLDHLAARGCPVPRTIHDRSGAASRKIGGKTVALIEFLPGLSVDAPTPAQARSAGEALAGMHLASRDYAGRRANTLGPAGVAALFDSCEGRLGEIDPALPALVADHVPKVAGNWPDTLPQGIAHTDLFPDNVLVEGDRVNAMIDFYFACHETLAYDLATTHLAWSFERGTGQFRPDVGRALVEGYETVRPLSDEERAALPFLAKAAALRFIATRSYDWLFTPADALVTRKDPMEFVQRLLFYDEAGPKAFA comes from the coding sequence ATGGCGGTCTACACGCATCTTTCCGCCGAAGACTTGTCGGACCTGATCGGCCAGTACGATGTCGGCGAACTCGTCTCGGCGAAAGGGATTGCCGAGGGCGTATCCAACAGCAACTGGCTGATCGAGACGACCGGCGGCGAAGCCGGCTCACGCTTCATCCTGACCATGTATGAAAGGCATATCGATCTTGCCGACCTGCCCTTCTTCCTCGACCTTCTGGACCATCTGGCGGCGCGCGGATGCCCCGTCCCCCGAACGATTCACGACCGCAGCGGCGCGGCATCGCGCAAGATCGGCGGCAAGACGGTCGCGCTTATCGAGTTCCTGCCCGGCCTCTCGGTCGACGCCCCGACCCCGGCACAGGCGCGTTCTGCCGGCGAGGCACTGGCCGGGATGCATCTCGCATCGCGCGATTACGCGGGACGCCGCGCCAACACGCTTGGTCCGGCAGGCGTCGCGGCCCTATTCGATTCCTGCGAAGGGCGGCTGGGGGAGATCGACCCTGCCCTGCCCGCCCTCGTTGCGGATCATGTGCCGAAGGTGGCGGGAAATTGGCCCGATACCCTGCCGCAGGGCATCGCGCATACCGACCTGTTTCCCGACAACGTCCTGGTCGAAGGCGACCGCGTCAATGCGATGATCGACTTCTATTTCGCCTGTCACGAAACGCTGGCTTACGACCTTGCGACCACGCATCTCGCCTGGTCGTTCGAGCGCGGGACGGGACAGTTTCGCCCCGATGTCGGGCGCGCGCTGGTCGAGGGATACGAGACCGTGCGCCCCCTGTCGGACGAGGAACGCGCCGCCCTGCCCTTCCTCGCCAAGGCAGCCGCCCTTCGTTTCATTGCGACACGAAGCTATGATTGGCTCTTCACACCCGCCGATGCGCTGGTAACGCGCAAGGACCCGATGGAATTCGTCCAGCGGCTGCTATTCTACGACGAGGCGGGGCCGAAAGCCTTCGCCTGA
- the ispH gene encoding 4-hydroxy-3-methylbut-2-enyl diphosphate reductase → MNAPLPIHNSDSLSAANGAGTQEKPGLVLLIAAPRGFCAGVDRAIEIVERALEKYGKPVYVRHEIVHNRYVVDGLKAKGAIFVEELDEVPTDAPVVFSAHGVPKSVPAEAERRNMVYVDATCPLVSKVHRQAERQIEKGQYIVFVGHEGHPEVIGTMGQVDPDQMTLVETVEDVAKLDFADETPLSFLTQTTLSVDDTADIIAALKDRFPHIVGPKAEDICYATSNRQASVKEIAPGSDLVLVIGAPNSSNSVRLVEVAERCGTDAKLIQRADDINPAWLEGVGTLGLTAGASAPEKLVREVVDKLAEWRTVEEHTLVAAEEKMVFKLPRQLTE, encoded by the coding sequence ATGAATGCCCCCTTGCCGATCCACAACAGCGATTCCCTTTCCGCGGCGAATGGCGCCGGAACGCAGGAGAAGCCCGGCCTCGTCCTGCTGATCGCGGCCCCGCGCGGTTTTTGCGCCGGCGTCGACCGCGCGATCGAGATCGTGGAACGCGCGCTCGAGAAATACGGCAAGCCGGTCTATGTCCGGCACGAAATCGTTCACAACCGCTATGTCGTCGACGGGCTGAAGGCGAAGGGCGCCATTTTCGTCGAGGAACTGGACGAAGTGCCCACCGATGCACCGGTTGTGTTCAGCGCGCACGGCGTGCCGAAATCGGTCCCGGCAGAGGCGGAACGGCGCAACATGGTTTATGTCGATGCGACCTGCCCCCTGGTCAGCAAGGTTCACCGCCAGGCGGAGCGCCAGATCGAAAAAGGGCAGTACATCGTCTTCGTCGGCCATGAGGGCCATCCGGAGGTCATCGGCACGATGGGCCAGGTCGACCCCGACCAGATGACGCTGGTCGAAACGGTGGAAGACGTCGCGAAACTGGATTTCGCGGACGAAACGCCGCTTTCCTTCCTGACCCAGACGACGCTTTCGGTGGACGACACGGCCGATATCATCGCCGCGCTGAAAGACCGTTTCCCGCATATCGTCGGACCCAAGGCGGAAGACATTTGCTACGCCACCTCCAACCGGCAGGCCTCGGTGAAGGAAATCGCACCAGGCAGCGACCTCGTGCTGGTCATCGGCGCGCCCAACAGCTCCAATTCGGTGCGCCTCGTCGAAGTGGCGGAGCGTTGCGGGACCGATGCGAAACTGATCCAGCGGGCGGACGATATCAACCCTGCCTGGCTGGAAGGCGTCGGAACGCTGGGGCTAACTGCCGGGGCTTCCGCCCCTGAAAAGCTCGTACGCGAAGTTGTCGACAAGCTGGCCGAATGGCGCACCGTGGAAGAGCACACTCTGGTCGCGGCAGAGGAAAAGATGGTCTTCAAGCTGCCTCGCCAGCTGACCGAGTAA
- the argS gene encoding arginine--tRNA ligase gives MSDTLAQTTTIHAAFAAKVDAVLNALEMEGALPPETPRGNVTVEPPRDPSHGDLATNAAMVLAKQAKTNPRALAEKIVEHLGRDADIVEASIAGPGFINLRLDENAWRGELSAMAGLGADYGRSARGQGQSVNVEYVSANPTGPMHMGHARGAVVGDALATLLAFAGHEVTREYYVNDAGSQVDTLARSAHIRYREALGEDVGEIPEGYYPGDYLKSVGAAAAEEFGDRYRDAPEGDWLEIFKAFAVERMMDVIRSDLALLGIEHDVFASEAALQAAGKPDEAEAWLRQHDLVYDGILEPPKGKEPPEGWEPVELPLFRSTRFGDDQDRPIRKADGKWTYFGADLAYHMQKAEKSDALIDIWGADHAGTVKRIKAAVAALSQGQDRTIPFDVKLVQMVHLMRDGEPLKMSKRSGNFVTIADMVEEVGKDVVRFTMLSRKADAQMEFDFAKVVEASKDNPVFYVQYAHARISSTLRKAAADGVTPSGDALDRLGEPEWTLVRQAAQFPRIVEAAAAAREPHRVAFFLYDLAAAFHAYWHGGNEDPAKRVIVAQDEQLTAARLFLVDAIGQVTRNGLSLLGVEAVEEM, from the coding sequence ATGTCTGATACGCTTGCACAAACGACCACGATTCACGCCGCCTTTGCAGCGAAGGTGGATGCCGTCCTCAATGCGCTGGAAATGGAAGGCGCGCTGCCGCCCGAAACGCCGCGCGGCAATGTCACGGTAGAACCGCCGCGCGATCCCTCGCATGGCGACCTGGCGACCAATGCCGCGATGGTGCTGGCAAAGCAGGCGAAGACCAATCCGCGCGCGCTGGCGGAAAAAATCGTCGAGCATCTGGGGCGCGACGCGGATATCGTCGAGGCGAGCATCGCCGGGCCCGGCTTCATCAACCTGCGGCTGGACGAGAATGCGTGGCGGGGCGAATTGTCCGCGATGGCCGGGCTTGGTGCCGATTACGGGCGTTCTGCTCGAGGGCAGGGCCAGTCGGTCAATGTCGAATACGTCTCTGCCAACCCGACGGGCCCAATGCATATGGGCCATGCGCGAGGCGCGGTGGTCGGCGACGCGCTGGCGACGCTGCTCGCCTTCGCCGGGCACGAGGTCACGCGAGAATATTACGTCAACGATGCCGGCAGTCAGGTCGATACGCTCGCTCGGTCGGCGCATATCCGTTATCGCGAGGCGCTGGGCGAGGATGTCGGCGAAATCCCCGAAGGCTATTACCCGGGCGACTATCTGAAATCCGTCGGCGCAGCGGCGGCAGAAGAATTCGGCGACCGCTACCGCGACGCGCCCGAAGGCGACTGGCTCGAAATCTTCAAGGCGTTCGCGGTCGAGCGGATGATGGATGTCATCCGGTCGGACCTCGCGTTGCTGGGTATCGAGCATGACGTCTTCGCATCCGAAGCCGCCTTGCAGGCAGCAGGCAAGCCGGACGAGGCGGAAGCGTGGCTGCGCCAGCACGATCTCGTCTATGACGGCATCCTGGAGCCGCCCAAGGGCAAGGAGCCGCCCGAGGGGTGGGAGCCTGTCGAACTGCCGCTGTTCCGCTCCACCAGGTTCGGAGACGACCAGGACCGCCCGATCCGCAAGGCGGACGGCAAGTGGACCTATTTCGGTGCCGATCTCGCCTACCACATGCAGAAGGCGGAGAAGAGCGACGCCCTGATCGATATCTGGGGCGCGGACCATGCGGGCACGGTCAAGCGTATCAAGGCCGCCGTCGCCGCGCTGTCCCAAGGCCAGGACCGGACGATCCCGTTCGACGTGAAGCTGGTGCAGATGGTCCACCTGATGCGCGATGGCGAACCGCTGAAGATGTCGAAGCGGTCGGGCAATTTCGTCACCATCGCCGACATGGTGGAAGAGGTCGGCAAGGACGTGGTGCGCTTCACCATGCTCAGCCGCAAGGCCGATGCCCAGATGGAGTTCGATTTCGCCAAGGTGGTGGAGGCGAGCAAGGACAACCCCGTCTTCTATGTCCAGTACGCCCATGCCCGCATCAGCTCGACCCTGCGCAAGGCTGCGGCCGACGGGGTAACGCCTTCGGGCGATGCTCTCGACCGGCTGGGCGAGCCGGAATGGACGCTGGTGCGACAGGCTGCGCAGTTCCCCCGCATTGTGGAGGCAGCGGCCGCGGCGCGCGAACCGCACCGGGTGGCTTTCTTCCTCTATGACCTCGCCGCGGCCTTCCATGCCTATTGGCATGGCGGCAACGAAGACCCGGCAAAGCGCGTCATCGTGGCACAGGACGAACAGCTGACCGCGGCGAGGCTTTTCCTCGTCGATGCGATCGGGCAGGTAACCCGCAATGGCCTCTCCCTGCTGGGGGTGGAGGCAGTCGAGGAGATGTGA
- a CDS encoding SPOR domain-containing protein → MFGGDKDSGEEEYTTANEAMRDDNADWTGADDETDGLAEKGVIEDDADDDRLNLDGDDEALPWLESSDYAEEEGVDTGRLVGFVLLGLLALGLLVGGIWFLTNRGPDSELVADGSTIEAPEGDYKRRPDDAGGREFPGTGDVAPAVGEGQTREGRLAEGSTSGEGEGAARPSVNAPIAGDTGSSANASGGNDNSGSAGTASSGSASGPGVQVGAYSTRSAAEAGWQQLGRQTDALSGVRYRIVEGTADIGTVFRLQATPGDMAAANRLCTALKADGVACQVKP, encoded by the coding sequence ATGTTCGGGGGCGACAAGGACTCTGGCGAAGAAGAATACACCACCGCCAACGAGGCGATGCGTGACGACAATGCCGACTGGACCGGTGCCGACGATGAAACCGACGGCCTGGCCGAAAAGGGCGTCATCGAAGACGACGCGGACGATGATCGCCTGAACCTGGACGGCGACGACGAAGCTCTGCCGTGGCTGGAATCGAGCGATTATGCCGAGGAAGAGGGCGTCGATACCGGGCGCCTCGTGGGTTTTGTCCTGCTGGGCCTCCTGGCGCTCGGCCTGCTGGTCGGCGGCATCTGGTTCCTGACCAACCGCGGGCCCGATTCGGAACTCGTTGCCGATGGCAGCACGATCGAGGCACCGGAAGGCGATTACAAGCGCCGGCCGGACGATGCGGGCGGCCGTGAATTCCCCGGCACGGGCGATGTCGCTCCGGCAGTCGGCGAAGGTCAGACCCGCGAGGGACGCCTGGCAGAAGGCAGCACCAGCGGCGAAGGCGAGGGAGCAGCGCGCCCGAGCGTGAATGCACCCATCGCAGGCGATACCGGTTCCAGTGCCAATGCCTCTGGCGGCAACGACAATAGCGGTTCGGCGGGCACTGCCTCGTCCGGTTCGGCATCGGGCCCCGGTGTTCAGGTCGGCGCCTATTCGACGCGGTCGGCGGCGGAGGCGGGCTGGCAGCAGCTTGGCCGCCAGACCGATGCCCTGTCGGGCGTGCGCTATCGCATCGTAGAAGGCACGGCCGATATCGGCACGGTCTTCCGCCTGCAGGCGACGCCGGGCGACATGGCAGCGGCCAACCGCCTTTGCACGGCGCTGAAAGCGG